A region of [Bacteroides] pectinophilus DNA encodes the following proteins:
- a CDS encoding flavodoxin family protein: protein MKIVIINGSARKGNTLTAINAFIKGASEKNEIEIIEPDKLNIAPCKGCGVCQCSKGCVDKDDTNPTIDKIAAADMILFATPVYWWGMSAQLKLIIDKCYCRGLQLKNKKVGTIVVGGSPVDSIQYELIDKQFDCMAKYLSWDMLFKKSYYATARDELEKNKDSMNELEGIGKNL, encoded by the coding sequence AATCAATGCATTTATAAAAGGAGCATCAGAAAAGAATGAAATTGAAATCATTGAACCTGACAAACTCAACATTGCACCATGCAAGGGATGTGGTGTCTGTCAATGCTCTAAGGGATGCGTCGATAAGGATGATACAAATCCTACAATTGATAAAATTGCTGCCGCAGATATGATTCTTTTTGCTACACCAGTTTATTGGTGGGGAATGTCAGCACAATTGAAACTTATCATTGATAAGTGCTACTGCCGTGGATTGCAGTTAAAAAATAAAAAAGTTGGCACGATTGTTGTAGGCGGTTCTCCCGTAGACAGTATCCAGTATGAGCTGATTGATAAGCAGTTTGACTGTATGGCAAAATATCTTTCATGGGATATGCTTTTCAAAAAATCATATTACGCAACAGCCAGAGATGAACTTGAAAAAAACAAGGATTCCATGAACGAACTTGAGGGGATCGGAAAAAATTTATAA
- a CDS encoding N-acetyltransferase, whose protein sequence is MKVETLSEKDINAIGHAFGYYEYAQGEKGLVSAYSSKDAVVSYINGYVEMVLQAGMLYTTGPQQEAFIAYKRCDEKVGLKAGQKLIKGMFAGSSFGEVVRMLSILGSGGSSSIEKKLKKKKQKYLFVGLVCVREEYQGQGYMRKALELAFAEGNRLGLPVVLDTDAKLKSDKYRHLGMELAGVRTCKNGSKLYELIKYPDSTV, encoded by the coding sequence ATGAAGGTTGAAACATTATCAGAAAAAGATATCAATGCGATTGGGCATGCATTCGGTTATTATGAATATGCACAGGGCGAGAAGGGGCTTGTTTCCGCATACAGCAGCAAAGACGCAGTCGTCAGTTATATCAACGGCTATGTGGAAATGGTACTGCAGGCAGGTATGCTTTATACAACCGGTCCGCAGCAGGAAGCATTTATTGCCTATAAGCGCTGTGATGAAAAAGTGGGACTGAAGGCAGGTCAAAAGCTGATAAAAGGGATGTTTGCAGGATCATCCTTTGGTGAAGTGGTACGGATGCTCAGCATTCTCGGAAGCGGTGGATCATCTTCCATTGAAAAGAAACTGAAAAAGAAAAAACAAAAATACCTGTTTGTCGGATTGGTATGTGTGCGGGAAGAATACCAGGGGCAAGGCTATATGAGGAAAGCGCTGGAGCTTGCGTTTGCCGAGGGCAACAGACTGGGACTCCCGGTCGTACTGGATACCGATGCCAAACTGAAAAGTGATAAATACAGACACCTTGGCATGGAACTGGCAGGCGTCCGTACCTGCAAAAACGGCAGTAAATTATACGAACTGATCAAATATCCTGATTCCACGGTCTAA
- a CDS encoding class I SAM-dependent methyltransferase, producing MKDRANKGYWQRLAKIYAPLMESDKKFYNAICGYIRDYLKSDMNVLELACGTGQLSFPLSDCTNSWTATDFSENMIKQAKRRGTTEKLSFCVADATALSYENENFDCVVISNALHIMPEPEKAMQGIRRVLKKDGILYAPTFLWAEKKSSGLRKRLMSITGFKAYKEWNKENFCEFITDYGFTVVKVNLVDGGLAPVGVLIAKKTNY from the coding sequence ATGAAAGACAGGGCAAACAAGGGTTATTGGCAACGACTTGCAAAAATATATGCACCTTTGATGGAGTCAGATAAGAAATTTTATAATGCAATCTGCGGATATATTAGAGATTATCTCAAATCTGATATGAATGTATTAGAATTAGCTTGTGGAACAGGGCAGCTATCTTTCCCATTGTCTGATTGTACTAATAGCTGGACGGCAACCGATTTTTCGGAAAATATGATTAAGCAAGCGAAAAGGAGAGGTACAACAGAAAAACTTAGTTTTTGCGTAGCCGATGCAACGGCACTTTCATATGAGAATGAAAATTTTGATTGTGTAGTAATTTCAAATGCACTGCACATTATGCCAGAGCCTGAAAAAGCAATGCAGGGAATTCGTAGAGTATTAAAAAAAGATGGTATTTTGTACGCACCAACCTTCTTATGGGCAGAGAAAAAATCAAGTGGTTTACGAAAGCGATTGATGTCTATTACAGGATTTAAAGCATACAAAGAATGGAACAAGGAAAATTTTTGTGAGTTTATTACGGATTATGGCTTTACAGTCGTCAAAGTGAATTTGGTGGATGGCGGTTTAGCTCCTGTTGGAGTCTTGATTGCGAAAAAAACTAATTATTAA
- a CDS encoding DUF6061 family protein — protein sequence MRTIYAEYNINHDSIDVYTSAGYMLRIDCWKAEKNLKTTYGSECALTSLAVDEPLEYARLYLEGNLQMWVDAEDSLEL from the coding sequence ATGAGAACAATTTATGCAGAATACAACATAAATCACGATAGTATTGATGTTTACACAAGTGCCGGATATATGCTTCGCATTGATTGCTGGAAAGCTGAAAAAAATCTAAAAACCACATACGGATCAGAATGTGCGCTTACTTCATTGGCTGTGGATGAGCCTTTGGAATATGCAAGATTATATCTTGAGGGTAATTTACAGATGTGGGTAGATGCAGAAGACTCACTAGAGTTATAA
- a CDS encoding ATP-binding cassette domain-containing protein — protein sequence MITIENLCKAYNDKILFKNFHLEIPDSRFLVISGESGCGKSTLLNMIGGIETPDKGSIIVNGFDVAKKGKKQKYFKEVVGFLFQNFALLENKTVKENLEIIKKSGRTDISINEALEKVGLQKVINKKVYQLSGGEQQRVALARLMLKKCSIVLADEPTGSLDKKNSEIVMNILHELSEQGKTVIVVTHSEEIVAQEKHVLYL from the coding sequence ATGATAACAATTGAAAATCTATGCAAAGCATATAATGATAAAATTTTGTTCAAAAATTTTCATTTGGAAATTCCAGATAGCCGTTTTTTGGTAATTAGTGGCGAAAGTGGATGCGGAAAAAGTACTTTACTTAATATGATTGGAGGTATTGAAACTCCTGACAAAGGTTCTATTATTGTGAATGGTTTTGATGTGGCAAAAAAAGGAAAAAAGCAGAAATATTTCAAAGAAGTTGTTGGATTTTTATTTCAAAATTTTGCCCTTTTGGAAAACAAAACAGTAAAAGAAAATCTAGAAATAATAAAAAAATCAGGTAGAACGGATATTTCAATAAATGAAGCTCTTGAAAAAGTTGGTTTACAGAAAGTAATTAACAAAAAAGTCTATCAATTATCTGGTGGCGAACAGCAGAGAGTTGCGTTAGCTCGTTTAATGCTAAAGAAATGTTCGATTGTATTAGCAGACGAACCAACTGGTTCCTTAGACAAAAAAAATAGTGAGATTGTTATGAATATATTGCATGAGTTAAGTGAACAGGGAAAAACAGTTATTGTTGTAACTCATAGTGAAGAAATTGTAGCACAAGAAAAGCATGTTCTATATTTATAA